CGCGTCGGTGAAGCCCCAGTCGGTGAAATCCGGCGCCGCGGCGATGCCGACCAGACCCTCGACGCGCTCCGGGCGGGCGATCGCCGCCAACAGCATCAGCCAGCCGCCCATCGACGACCCGACCAGCACCACCGGCCCCTGTGCAACCGAATCGATCATCGCCAGCGCATCGTCGCGCCAGTCGGCGAGGCCCTGATCCTCGAAGCGCCCGTCGCTGAGGCCGCAGCCGGCATAATCGAAGCGCAGCATCGCGCGCCCCTGGGCCTCGGCCCACGCATCGAGCGCGGTCGCCTTGCTCCCGTCCATGTCGGACATGTAGCCGGGCAAAAAGACGAGGGTGGGCCCGCGGCCGGCGCGGTGACGGTAGGCGAGGCGGCGGCCCCGCGTTTGGAGGTGACGAAGTTCGGTCATGCCGCGCTGTAGCCCAGCCGGGACCGCCGCCGAAAGCGCGCGCATC
The nucleotide sequence above comes from Sphingosinicella sp. BN140058. Encoded proteins:
- a CDS encoding alpha/beta fold hydrolase, which produces MTELRHLQTRGRRLAYRHRAGRGPTLVFLPGYMSDMDGSKATALDAWAEAQGRAMLRFDYAGCGLSDGRFEDQGLADWRDDALAMIDSVAQGPVVLVGSSMGGWLMLLAAIARPERVEGLVGIAAAPDFTDWGFTDAQKAELREKGRVEEISPYSDAPYVTTRTFWESGESLKLLDREVAIDCPVRLLHGTADADVPWRLSLTLMEMLRSADMQTQLVKGGDHRLSRPEDIALLIATVATLLERP